A window of Dissulfurirhabdus thermomarina contains these coding sequences:
- a CDS encoding polyprenyl synthetase family protein translates to MDDRQDITAILEACAPDFERIEAALQEDFHSQVPFVTEVSGYILFAGGKRLRPLITVLAARLCGRDDGGVFSLSVVPEYLHAASLLHDDVLDGGQLRRGKPPAYKVWGNKAAVLVGDFLYARAIDIASSFGLAEISRVIAETVALMAEGEILQLLQAKNTGYDEATYDAVIFRKTAVLISAAARIGALFAGAAPELVAAADAYGQALGRAYQMVDDLLDYTADTAELGKRTGTDLAEGKVTLPVILAMARAGREEQRRLRGLFASGGGGEDDFRWVRGLIEQTGAAEEARRRAEAQVSEALAALAAFPPSRPRGILEGLARYVLERKK, encoded by the coding sequence ATGGACGATCGCCAGGACATCACGGCCATCCTCGAGGCCTGCGCCCCGGACTTCGAGCGGATCGAGGCCGCCCTCCAGGAGGACTTCCACTCCCAGGTCCCCTTCGTCACCGAGGTCAGCGGCTACATCCTCTTCGCCGGGGGCAAACGCCTGCGCCCCCTGATCACGGTGCTCGCGGCCCGGCTCTGCGGCCGGGACGACGGCGGCGTCTTCTCCCTCTCGGTGGTGCCGGAATACCTCCACGCCGCCAGCCTCCTCCACGACGACGTCCTGGACGGCGGGCAGCTGCGCCGGGGCAAGCCCCCCGCCTACAAGGTCTGGGGCAACAAGGCGGCCGTCCTGGTGGGCGACTTCCTCTACGCCCGTGCCATCGACATCGCCAGTTCCTTCGGCCTGGCAGAGATCTCCCGCGTCATCGCCGAGACGGTGGCCCTCATGGCCGAGGGCGAGATCCTCCAGCTCCTCCAGGCCAAGAACACCGGCTACGACGAGGCCACCTACGACGCGGTCATCTTCCGCAAGACCGCCGTCCTCATCTCGGCCGCCGCTCGTATCGGCGCCCTCTTCGCCGGCGCGGCCCCGGAACTGGTGGCGGCCGCCGACGCCTACGGCCAGGCCCTCGGGCGGGCCTACCAGATGGTGGACGATCTCCTGGACTACACCGCCGACACCGCCGAACTCGGCAAACGCACCGGCACCGACCTCGCCGAGGGCAAGGTCACCCTGCCCGTGATCCTCGCCATGGCGCGCGCGGGCCGGGAGGAACAGCGGCGCCTGCGGGGTCTCTTCGCCTCTGGAGGCGGGGGTGAAGACGACTTCCGGTGGGTCCGTGGCCTCATCGAGCAGACCGGCGCCGCCGAGGAGGCACGCCGCCGGGCCGAGGCGCAGGTGTCCGAGGCCCTTGCCGCCCTGGCGGCCTTTCCTCCCTCGCGCCCGCGGGGTATCCTGGAAGGGCTGGCCCGTTATGTACTGGAAAGAAAGAAATAG
- the mutS gene encoding DNA mismatch repair protein MutS: protein MTESASPAGTSAKVKAPAETPMLRQYRAIKAQVPDAILFYRMGDFYEMFFEDAEIAARVLEIALTTRDKHKAEKVPMCGVPVHAAEGYLTRLVQAGYRVAVCEQVEDPAAAKGLVRREVVRVLTPGLLTTEGGVPATANNFVAAVRPGAGEAPWGLACLDLSTGEFRVTELAGRAEAADELYRLEPAEILVPEDEDGFPAEVRRVLPSLFVSTRPPEWFEARRGVRLLTAHFGVLSLDGFGVSGLEAGVGAAGALFSYVEETQKGDLSHIRALRPYHLSEYLRLDEATKRNLELVANGLDGGRRGTLLEVLDFTVTSMGGRLLRHWILYPLTDLAAIEGRHAAVAALLEAPAARADLRARLRRVADLERLVARVSLGTASGRDLVALKKSLREVPGIRDAVAETAASAPLLADLLGGLDPLEDLVAVLDAALREDCPLQLREGRLIREGYNAELDELMAIQRDGRAFIAGVEAAERERTGIPSLKVGFNKVFGYYIEVGKAHAAKVPGHYVRKQTLVAAERYITPELKDVEAKILTAQERRLALEYELFQELRRRVAGEGPRIQETARALARLDVLAGLTEAADRHGYVRPRVNAGDAIDIRDGRHPVVERAVEPGTFVPNDVRLDDTGARLLILTGPNMAGKSTILRQTALIVLMAQMGSFVPAAEAEIGVVDRLFSRVGATDYLARGQSTFMVEMSETANILHNATPRSLVILDEIGRGTSTYDGLAIAWAVAEYLAEKDGRGVKTLFATHYHELTELAAQRPKVRNLHVAVREWEHRIVFLHRLLEGATNRSYGIQVAALAGVPGGVIARAREILANIERDELNVWGEPRIAKTRREAKAPGVQMALPLFPDGESALRRELLALDVNQMTPLEALQRLAELQARARKGG from the coding sequence ATGACAGAGAGCGCTTCCCCCGCCGGGACGTCCGCCAAGGTCAAGGCGCCGGCCGAGACCCCCATGCTCCGGCAGTACCGGGCCATCAAGGCCCAGGTCCCGGACGCCATCCTCTTCTACCGGATGGGGGACTTCTACGAGATGTTCTTCGAGGACGCGGAGATCGCCGCCCGTGTCCTGGAGATCGCCCTCACCACCCGCGACAAGCACAAGGCCGAGAAGGTCCCCATGTGCGGGGTGCCCGTCCATGCGGCCGAGGGATACCTCACCCGGCTGGTCCAGGCGGGTTACCGGGTGGCCGTGTGCGAGCAGGTGGAAGACCCGGCCGCGGCCAAGGGACTCGTCCGGCGGGAGGTGGTCCGGGTCCTGACCCCGGGGCTCCTCACCACCGAGGGCGGCGTGCCGGCCACGGCCAACAACTTCGTGGCGGCGGTGCGCCCGGGGGCGGGGGAGGCCCCCTGGGGCCTGGCCTGCCTGGATCTGTCCACCGGCGAGTTCCGGGTGACGGAGCTCGCCGGCCGGGCGGAGGCGGCGGACGAGCTCTACCGGTTGGAACCCGCGGAGATCCTCGTCCCGGAGGACGAGGACGGCTTTCCGGCGGAGGTCCGCCGGGTCCTCCCCTCTCTCTTCGTCTCCACCCGGCCGCCCGAGTGGTTCGAGGCCCGGCGCGGCGTCCGCCTGCTCACGGCGCACTTCGGCGTCCTCTCCCTGGACGGGTTCGGCGTCTCGGGCCTCGAAGCGGGGGTGGGGGCGGCGGGGGCGCTCTTCTCCTACGTGGAGGAGACCCAGAAGGGCGACCTCTCCCACATCCGGGCCCTTCGACCCTACCATCTCTCCGAGTATCTCCGCCTGGACGAGGCCACCAAGCGGAACCTGGAGCTGGTGGCCAACGGGCTCGACGGGGGCCGGCGGGGGACCCTGCTCGAGGTCCTGGATTTCACCGTGACCTCCATGGGGGGGCGGTTGCTTCGCCACTGGATCCTCTATCCCCTCACGGATCTGGCCGCCATCGAGGGGCGGCATGCCGCGGTGGCGGCGCTGCTCGAGGCCCCGGCCGCCCGGGCGGATCTCCGGGCGCGGCTGCGGCGCGTGGCCGACCTCGAGCGGCTGGTGGCCCGGGTATCCCTCGGGACGGCCAGCGGGCGGGACCTCGTGGCCCTCAAGAAGTCGCTGCGGGAAGTGCCGGGGATCCGCGACGCCGTGGCGGAGACCGCGGCCTCGGCCCCGCTGCTGGCCGACCTCCTCGGCGGGCTCGATCCCCTGGAAGACCTGGTGGCGGTGCTCGATGCCGCCCTGCGCGAGGACTGCCCGCTCCAGCTCCGGGAAGGGCGGCTCATCCGCGAAGGCTACAACGCCGAGCTCGACGAGCTCATGGCCATCCAGCGCGACGGGCGCGCCTTCATCGCCGGGGTGGAGGCGGCGGAGCGGGAGCGCACCGGGATCCCTTCCCTCAAGGTGGGCTTCAACAAGGTCTTCGGCTACTACATCGAGGTGGGGAAGGCCCACGCGGCGAAGGTCCCCGGCCACTACGTCCGAAAGCAGACCCTGGTGGCGGCGGAGCGCTACATCACCCCGGAGCTCAAGGATGTGGAGGCCAAGATCCTCACCGCCCAGGAGCGGCGCCTGGCCCTGGAGTACGAGCTCTTCCAGGAGCTGCGCCGGCGGGTGGCCGGAGAGGGGCCCCGCATCCAGGAGACCGCGCGGGCCCTGGCCCGGCTGGACGTCCTGGCGGGGCTCACCGAGGCGGCCGACCGCCACGGCTACGTGCGGCCCCGGGTGAACGCCGGCGACGCCATCGACATCCGGGACGGGCGCCATCCCGTGGTGGAGCGGGCGGTGGAGCCGGGTACCTTCGTGCCCAACGACGTGCGCCTCGACGACACCGGGGCCCGGCTTCTCATCCTCACCGGCCCGAACATGGCGGGCAAGTCCACCATCCTCCGCCAGACGGCCCTCATCGTCCTCATGGCGCAGATGGGGAGCTTCGTCCCGGCCGCCGAGGCGGAGATCGGGGTGGTGGACCGGCTCTTCAGCCGGGTGGGGGCCACCGACTACCTCGCCCGGGGCCAGAGCACCTTCATGGTGGAGATGAGCGAGACGGCCAACATCCTCCACAACGCCACCCCGCGGAGCCTCGTCATCCTCGACGAGATCGGCCGGGGCACCAGTACCTACGACGGGCTCGCCATCGCCTGGGCCGTGGCGGAGTACCTGGCGGAGAAGGACGGCCGCGGGGTCAAGACCCTCTTCGCCACCCACTACCACGAGCTGACGGAGCTGGCCGCGCAGAGGCCGAAGGTGCGGAACTTGCATGTAGCCGTGCGGGAATGGGAACACCGGATCGTGTTCCTCCACCGGCTCCTTGAGGGGGCCACCAATCGCAGTTATGGTATTCAAGTAGCGGCACTGGCAGGGGTCCCCGGGGGCGTGATCGCCCGCGCCCGCGAGATCCTCGCCAACATCGAGCGGGACGAACTCAACGTGTGGGGGGAGCCGAGGATCGCCAAGACGCGCAGAGAGGCCAAGGCCCCTGGCGTCCAGATGGCGCTCCCGCTCTTCCCGGACGGTGAATCGGCCCTGCGGCGGGAGCTCTTGGCACTGGACGTCAACCAGATGACACCTCTCGAGGCCCTCCAGCGGCTCGCCGAGCTCCAGGCCCGGGCGCGGAAGGGGGGCTAG
- a CDS encoding N-acetylmuramoyl-L-alanine amidase, producing the protein MTSPATAASPGVRLQAAARCLLFLLCLAACLPAGLVAPAAAAAPSYREAKAGYDRLQKSARLRRYRRNWIRVIDDFKAVYRAYPRAARVAPRALYMLGRCYHELYGYSRRRADLRSARQYFQILVRDFPGSGLADDAYYHIGRIAKRLGDVAEARDAWSRVVADYPRGNMARRARAALRRLPGGGRRPRPKAAPRPAISSEVSPKLPPGAPVATIQAVRYWSGKDYTRVVLDASGQVSFRKGFLPADKANKKPPRLYLDILPAREGPDLADNLDIRDGLLRGIRLAQYRSQTVRVVFDIDDIDHTNIFYLDDPFRIVVDVFGAGSEVPEPCPVPEVTAKVAPDDDEEEDAAPGGRPIPLAQQLGLCVRRVVVDPGHGGRDPGAVGPGGLKEKDVCLRLAKKVAARLRRELGCEVILTRDRDRFVRLERRTAMANAKKADLFVSIHVNAAPNRRLRGVETYFLNLAVNEEAMRVAALENAMSTKRIADMKRLLDSILRYTKVSESSRLAAYVQSEVVRDLGQAYSGIRDLGVKQAPFIVLMGAKMPAVLAEVSFITNRTEEKRLRQGAYLDRLARGIVQGIKRYANETATAYVPARLSAVRETGRP; encoded by the coding sequence GTGACCTCCCCGGCGACAGCGGCCTCCCCCGGGGTGCGGCTCCAGGCCGCCGCCCGATGCCTCCTCTTCCTCCTGTGCCTGGCCGCGTGCCTGCCGGCGGGGCTGGTCGCCCCCGCGGCCGCGGCCGCGCCCTCCTACCGCGAGGCCAAGGCCGGCTACGATCGCCTCCAGAAGAGCGCGCGCCTCAGGCGCTACCGGCGTAACTGGATCCGGGTCATCGACGATTTCAAGGCGGTCTACCGGGCCTATCCGCGGGCGGCCCGGGTGGCCCCCCGGGCCCTCTACATGCTAGGGCGCTGCTACCACGAGCTCTACGGCTACTCCCGCCGGCGGGCGGACCTGAGAAGCGCCCGCCAGTATTTTCAGATCCTCGTTCGGGACTTCCCCGGAAGCGGGCTGGCCGACGACGCCTACTATCATATCGGCCGCATCGCCAAGCGCCTCGGCGACGTCGCCGAGGCCCGGGATGCCTGGTCGCGGGTGGTGGCGGACTACCCCCGGGGCAACATGGCGCGCCGGGCCCGGGCGGCCTTGCGCCGCCTGCCCGGGGGGGGGCGCCGTCCCCGTCCGAAGGCCGCCCCCCGTCCCGCCATCAGCTCGGAGGTGAGCCCCAAGCTCCCGCCCGGGGCCCCGGTGGCCACCATCCAGGCGGTCCGCTACTGGTCCGGGAAGGACTACACCCGTGTGGTACTCGACGCCTCTGGACAGGTGAGCTTCCGGAAGGGATTCCTCCCCGCGGACAAGGCCAACAAGAAGCCGCCGCGGCTCTACCTCGACATCCTCCCCGCCCGGGAAGGGCCCGACCTCGCCGACAACCTCGACATCCGGGACGGTCTCCTCCGGGGGATCCGCCTGGCCCAGTACCGGTCCCAGACGGTGCGGGTCGTCTTCGACATCGACGACATCGACCACACCAACATCTTCTACCTCGACGACCCCTTCCGCATCGTGGTGGACGTCTTCGGGGCGGGCTCCGAGGTGCCCGAGCCCTGCCCGGTGCCCGAGGTCACGGCCAAGGTGGCACCCGACGACGATGAAGAGGAGGACGCGGCGCCGGGCGGGCGGCCCATCCCCCTGGCCCAGCAGCTGGGGCTGTGCGTGCGCCGGGTGGTGGTGGATCCCGGCCACGGGGGGAGAGACCCGGGCGCCGTCGGCCCGGGCGGTCTCAAGGAAAAGGACGTCTGCCTCCGCCTCGCCAAGAAGGTGGCGGCACGGTTGCGCCGGGAGCTTGGCTGCGAGGTGATCCTCACCCGTGACCGCGACCGCTTTGTCCGCCTTGAGCGGCGCACCGCCATGGCCAACGCCAAGAAGGCGGACCTCTTCGTCTCCATCCACGTCAACGCCGCCCCCAACCGGCGGCTTCGGGGCGTCGAGACCTATTTCCTGAACCTCGCCGTCAACGAGGAGGCCATGCGGGTGGCGGCCCTGGAAAACGCCATGTCCACGAAGCGCATCGCGGACATGAAGCGCCTGCTCGATTCCATCCTCCGCTATACCAAGGTGAGCGAGTCGTCCCGCCTGGCCGCCTACGTTCAGTCGGAGGTGGTCCGGGACCTCGGCCAGGCCTACAGCGGGATCCGGGACCTCGGGGTGAAGCAGGCCCCCTTCATCGTGCTCATGGGCGCCAAGATGCCAGCGGTGCTGGCAGAGGTGTCCTTCATCACCAACCGGACCGAGGAAAAACGCCTGCGGCAGGGTGCCTACCTCGACCGCCTGGCCCGGGGGATCGTCCAGGGCATCAAGCGCTACGCCAACGAGACGGCCACCGCCTACGTCCCCGCCCGCCTCTCCGCCGTGCGGGAAACCGGGCGCCCCTGA
- the pal gene encoding peptidoglycan-associated lipoprotein Pal produces MSCNMAVKRTWVPGAVLFFAVFLLAAGCAKTEVSAPEETAPPAVVEEPVAEEPQAPAVEQPAETEAAAPVYGEEISEGRTHAPMLPVYFDFDKYNIRDDMKGRLEDDARFLLDHPEIRIEVQGNCDERGTNEYNLALGERRAKSIKDYLVNLGVAADRIETVSFGEERPLDPGHNEEAWAKNRRGDLVILK; encoded by the coding sequence ATGAGCTGCAATATGGCCGTAAAACGCACGTGGGTTCCGGGAGCCGTCCTGTTTTTCGCCGTCTTCCTGCTGGCGGCGGGATGCGCCAAGACGGAGGTCTCCGCTCCGGAGGAGACGGCGCCCCCCGCCGTGGTGGAGGAGCCGGTGGCCGAGGAGCCACAGGCCCCGGCAGTGGAGCAGCCCGCCGAGACGGAGGCCGCGGCCCCGGTCTACGGCGAGGAGATCTCGGAGGGGCGGACCCACGCGCCCATGCTCCCCGTCTACTTCGACTTCGACAAGTACAACATCCGTGACGACATGAAGGGCCGGCTCGAGGACGACGCCCGTTTCCTCCTGGATCACCCCGAGATCCGCATCGAGGTCCAGGGCAACTGCGACGAGCGCGGCACCAACGAGTACAACCTGGCCCTCGGGGAACGCCGTGCCAAGAGCATCAAGGACTACCTGGTCAATCTCGGCGTGGCCGCCGATCGGATCGAGACGGTGAGTTTCGGCGAGGAGCGTCCCCTGGACCCGGGCCACAACGAGGAGGCATGGGCCAAAAACCGCCGGGGAGACCTCGTCATCCTGAAGTAG
- a CDS encoding OmpH family outer membrane protein, protein MKPMHSGQRLLTLLVSAAGGLLLALGPAAAQDRPVRIAVLDMQRVVLSSKAIQAARKPLAEKFGRLQKKLKARQEEIQSFRDDLQKKAALMSEEARAKKERELRKMTMDFKYESEEAEQEMRQAEDRVMQPVLERLRKVLDRLAKDRGYDLILDVKTPGVIYSSSAIDITDAVVAAYDAETRQPRK, encoded by the coding sequence ATGAAACCCATGCATTCCGGACAGCGACTCTTGACCCTGCTCGTGTCTGCGGCCGGCGGCCTGCTGTTGGCCCTCGGGCCGGCGGCGGCCCAGGACCGGCCCGTCCGCATCGCCGTGCTGGACATGCAGCGGGTGGTGCTGTCGTCCAAGGCCATCCAGGCGGCCCGCAAACCCCTGGCGGAGAAGTTCGGCCGGCTCCAGAAGAAGCTCAAGGCCCGCCAGGAGGAGATCCAGTCCTTCCGGGACGACCTCCAGAAGAAGGCCGCCCTCATGAGCGAGGAGGCGCGCGCCAAGAAGGAACGCGAGCTCCGGAAGATGACCATGGACTTCAAGTACGAGAGCGAGGAGGCCGAGCAGGAGATGCGCCAGGCCGAGGACCGGGTGATGCAGCCCGTCCTGGAGCGCCTTCGGAAGGTGCTCGACCGCCTGGCCAAGGACCGGGGCTATGACCTGATCCTGGACGTCAAGACCCCGGGAGTCATCTATTCTTCCTCGGCCATCGACATCACGGACGCCGTGGTGGCGGCCTACGACGCCGAGACACGGCAGCCCCGGAAGTAA
- a CDS encoding flagellar hook-length control protein FliK: MSSGAPGRAERDPASQLLLHYALGLQSFHQDVRQVLDFPLWVLPFWFSHGQGWGQCVYWREEGGDTGKEPEPGGAASHMVFDLHLAALGEVRIQVTLRGRDLAFSLAAAPEVLPAVRAGVAALRETFVRLGYRPEIDVLALRDIDRAAVLGPFVPPESEGTLHVVT; this comes from the coding sequence GTGTCTTCCGGGGCGCCCGGCCGGGCGGAGCGGGATCCGGCCTCCCAGTTGCTCCTCCACTACGCCCTGGGACTCCAGTCCTTCCACCAGGACGTCCGCCAGGTGCTGGACTTTCCCCTCTGGGTCCTGCCCTTCTGGTTCAGCCACGGGCAGGGATGGGGACAGTGCGTCTACTGGCGGGAGGAAGGCGGGGACACCGGGAAGGAGCCGGAGCCCGGGGGCGCGGCCAGCCACATGGTCTTCGACCTCCACCTCGCGGCCCTCGGAGAGGTGCGGATCCAGGTGACCCTCCGGGGCCGGGACCTCGCCTTCAGCCTGGCGGCTGCGCCGGAGGTCTTGCCCGCGGTTCGGGCCGGGGTGGCCGCGCTCCGGGAGACCTTCGTCCGCCTCGGCTACCGGCCGGAGATCGACGTCCTGGCCCTCCGGGACATCGACCGGGCGGCCGTCCTCGGCCCCTTCGTCCCCCCGGAATCCGAGGGGACGCTGCACGTCGTGACCTGA
- a CDS encoding EscU/YscU/HrcU family type III secretion system export apparatus switch protein — translation MGSSREGPRKKAVALRYDEARDAAPRVTAKGEGLLAERILALAREAGVPVREEPDLVEVLSRLEVNREIPAETYVVVAEILAWIYGVNEAARGARPAGSAEAAPETKGRTSGSRPDNALKSK, via the coding sequence ATGGGATCGTCCAGGGAAGGCCCGCGGAAGAAGGCCGTCGCCCTCCGCTACGACGAGGCGCGGGACGCCGCCCCCAGGGTGACCGCCAAGGGGGAAGGGCTCCTCGCCGAGCGGATCCTCGCCCTGGCCCGGGAGGCCGGTGTGCCCGTGCGGGAAGAGCCCGACCTCGTGGAGGTCCTCTCCCGCCTCGAGGTCAACCGGGAGATCCCGGCCGAGACCTACGTGGTGGTGGCCGAGATCCTGGCCTGGATCTACGGGGTGAACGAGGCCGCCCGGGGGGCAAGGCCTGCCGGGTCGGCAGAAGCTGCCCCGGAGACAAAGGGGCGGACCTCCGGATCTCGTCCAGATAACGCTTTGAAATCAAAGTAA
- the flgF gene encoding flagellar basal-body rod protein FlgF: MQVSPGLHPYQRLGRMEALEGGRILERKLEVLTHDLANISTDGFKAQDVTFREALAAAQAGERRVAKVEKAWTDFSPGPLVETGNPLDFAVDGEGFFAVQTPAGVRYTRAGGFTLNALNELVTAEGYRVLGDGAPITLEDTTGRGIWLSEDGYFFVDEAQTGRLDVVKFDRPEALVPAGGNLYEAPAAAGPPTPSAARIRQGFIERSNVNGLKLMVELMELQRAYEVQLRAIQSADQLDGRAVNEVGKVA; this comes from the coding sequence ATGCAGGTGTCACCCGGACTCCATCCCTACCAGCGGCTGGGCCGCATGGAGGCCCTCGAGGGCGGCCGGATCCTCGAGCGCAAGCTCGAGGTCCTGACCCACGACCTCGCCAACATCTCCACCGACGGCTTCAAGGCGCAGGACGTCACCTTCCGCGAGGCCCTGGCCGCGGCCCAGGCGGGGGAGCGCCGGGTGGCCAAGGTGGAGAAGGCCTGGACCGACTTTTCCCCCGGGCCCCTGGTGGAGACCGGGAACCCCCTGGACTTCGCCGTGGACGGGGAGGGGTTCTTCGCCGTCCAAACCCCGGCGGGCGTCCGCTATACCCGGGCCGGGGGCTTCACCCTGAACGCCCTGAACGAGCTGGTGACCGCCGAGGGGTACCGGGTGCTCGGCGACGGCGCCCCCATCACCCTCGAAGACACCACGGGCCGGGGAATCTGGCTCAGCGAGGACGGCTACTTCTTCGTGGACGAGGCCCAGACGGGCCGCCTCGACGTGGTGAAATTCGACCGGCCGGAGGCCCTGGTTCCGGCGGGGGGCAACCTCTACGAGGCCCCGGCCGCCGCCGGTCCCCCCACCCCCTCGGCGGCCCGGATCCGCCAGGGCTTCATCGAGCGGTCCAACGTCAACGGGCTCAAGCTCATGGTGGAGCTCATGGAGCTCCAGCGGGCCTACGAGGTCCAGCTCCGGGCGATCCAGTCGGCGGACCAGCTCGACGGCCGGGCCGTGAACGAGGTGGGCAAGGTGGCGTAG
- the flgG gene encoding flagellar basal-body rod protein FlgG, with protein MIRGLYSAASGMNAQQLNLDTIANNLANVNTTGFKRSRADFEDLLYQTLRMPGTENADGTQVPTGMQVGMGVRPAAVQKIFTQGDYENTGNELDWAIEGRGFFKIISNGEELYTRAGAFKLDRDGFIVTSNGDRLQPEFAVPNGTARITIDAYGNLVASDQSGAPLASAQLTLYDFPNPAGLYSVGRNLYRPTEASSDPIEGNPGTDNFGTISQGFLEQSNVDVVKEMVDMIITQRAYELNSKAVQTADNMLGMAGNLKR; from the coding sequence ATGATTCGAGGACTGTACTCGGCCGCATCGGGCATGAACGCCCAGCAGCTCAACCTGGACACCATCGCCAACAACCTGGCCAACGTGAACACCACCGGCTTCAAGCGGAGCCGGGCGGACTTCGAGGACCTCCTCTACCAGACCCTTCGGATGCCCGGCACCGAGAACGCCGACGGCACCCAGGTGCCCACCGGGATGCAGGTGGGCATGGGGGTCCGGCCCGCCGCGGTGCAGAAGATCTTCACCCAGGGCGACTACGAGAACACCGGCAACGAGCTCGACTGGGCCATCGAGGGCCGGGGGTTTTTCAAGATCATCAGCAACGGCGAGGAGCTCTATACCCGGGCCGGGGCCTTCAAGCTCGACCGGGACGGCTTCATCGTGACCTCCAACGGCGACCGCCTGCAGCCGGAGTTCGCCGTGCCCAACGGGACGGCCCGCATCACCATCGACGCCTACGGCAACCTCGTGGCCTCGGACCAGAGCGGCGCCCCCCTGGCCTCCGCGCAGCTGACCCTGTACGACTTCCCCAACCCCGCCGGTCTCTACAGCGTGGGCCGCAACCTCTACCGGCCCACCGAGGCCTCCAGCGATCCCATCGAGGGCAACCCCGGCACCGACAACTTCGGGACCATCAGCCAGGGCTTCCTCGAGCAGTCCAACGTGGACGTGGTGAAGGAGATGGTGGACATGATCATCACTCAGCGGGCCTATGAGCTCAACTCCAAGGCGGTGCAGACCGCGGACAACATGCTGGGCATGGCGGGGAACCTCAAGCGGTAG